One Campylobacter concisus DNA window includes the following coding sequences:
- a CDS encoding molybdopterin-dependent oxidoreductase — MKRRDFLRLSALGAASLQAKELGSAEQALFDKQSGLSANKFGAFYVRTIAGRVVETVPFEGDAYPNELNNAVIDYIQNESRVKYPFVRKSFLANPNNPKPELRGKEEFVRVSWDEAIKLSAKILKENFDKYGAEAIYGQVYQWGSLGKVGHSQKTAKRLLNVLGGYVNELGGYSYGAATVIMPHVTGFVDPALAPTKWEAILKNAKTIVFWGTNPVVSNKIAIGVPLHNSYKYYDEIRKKGESGEMKIYSVDVYHNDSAKYFDSKYLEVVPCTDTAMMIGMCNYLFEKGLYSKEFIEKYTVGFDKFKEYMLGTKDGVNKNLAWASKICGVSEKDLAKFSEDLVKNDSVIISGYAIQRQDHGEMAYWALVTLNAMLGHIGKEGCGFVTNDGMHKNADESFIAPKLAAFETKVPQKFIDSGLVPKTKGYDMPNSRLIDALLKPGKEITRNGKSYKLPKIRVMFNANGSTFTRHPDANRAIKAMRNVNAIITCEPFWTSTAKFSDIVLPAALEYERTDIEMANSTSEYLFAMKPLVKPFGESKSDFEIARLIAKEWGREEAFSEGKSELEWVKTIYEDAVKKAAELGYESMPSFEEFWEKGYFRFDKIDEKKRYFTNYKKFRDDPVANPLKTPSGKIEIYSEMVAGFGYDDCPPHATWLEPFEWLGAKNKKYPIAISGAHSKFRLHSQLNNSVLRNFNEIAEREPVLINPKTAEARGIKMGDVVRVFNDRGEILCGAFVTEDVPQNVVIVSEGAWYDPEKPGEKSLCLHGNLNVLTKDVPSSKMSQSNTAHTSLVDVEKFKGMPKRVTAFDAPKVGIMHA; from the coding sequence ATGAAAAGACGAGACTTTTTAAGATTGAGCGCATTAGGCGCGGCTAGCCTTCAAGCAAAAGAGCTTGGAAGCGCAGAGCAAGCGTTATTTGACAAACAAAGCGGACTAAGCGCAAATAAATTTGGCGCATTTTACGTAAGAACTATCGCAGGGCGCGTGGTTGAGACCGTGCCATTTGAGGGCGATGCTTATCCAAACGAGCTAAATAACGCAGTCATTGACTACATCCAAAATGAGAGCAGAGTAAAATATCCATTTGTTAGAAAGAGCTTTTTAGCCAATCCAAACAACCCAAAGCCAGAGCTTCGTGGTAAAGAGGAATTTGTGCGTGTGAGCTGGGACGAGGCTATAAAGCTAAGTGCAAAAATTTTAAAAGAAAATTTTGATAAATACGGTGCTGAAGCGATCTACGGACAGGTTTATCAGTGGGGTAGCCTTGGCAAAGTTGGCCACAGCCAAAAGACCGCAAAAAGGCTACTTAACGTGCTTGGTGGCTACGTAAATGAGCTAGGTGGCTACTCATACGGCGCAGCGACTGTCATCATGCCTCACGTCACTGGCTTTGTCGATCCTGCGCTAGCGCCAACAAAGTGGGAGGCTATCTTAAAAAACGCCAAAACGATCGTATTTTGGGGCACAAACCCAGTCGTTTCAAACAAGATCGCCATTGGCGTGCCACTTCACAACTCATATAAATACTATGATGAGATCAGAAAAAAAGGCGAGAGCGGCGAGATGAAAATTTATAGCGTTGACGTTTATCACAACGATAGCGCAAAATACTTTGACTCAAAATACCTTGAAGTCGTGCCTTGCACCGATACGGCGATGATGATAGGTATGTGTAACTACCTTTTTGAAAAGGGGCTTTACAGCAAAGAATTTATAGAAAAATACACAGTTGGCTTTGATAAATTTAAAGAGTATATGCTCGGCACAAAAGACGGGGTCAATAAAAATTTAGCTTGGGCTAGCAAAATTTGTGGTGTGAGCGAGAAAGATCTAGCTAAATTTAGCGAGGATCTAGTCAAAAACGACTCAGTGATAATTAGTGGCTATGCCATACAAAGGCAAGATCACGGTGAGATGGCATACTGGGCGCTTGTGACGCTAAATGCGATGCTTGGACACATCGGCAAAGAGGGTTGTGGTTTTGTCACAAATGACGGCATGCACAAAAATGCTGATGAGAGCTTCATAGCGCCTAAACTAGCGGCGTTTGAGACAAAGGTACCTCAAAAATTTATTGATAGCGGGCTGGTACCAAAGACAAAGGGCTATGACATGCCAAACTCAAGGCTAATAGACGCACTTCTTAAGCCAGGCAAGGAGATAACAAGAAATGGCAAGAGCTACAAATTGCCAAAGATTAGAGTGATGTTTAACGCAAATGGCTCGACTTTCACAAGGCATCCTGACGCAAATAGAGCGATAAAAGCTATGCGAAATGTCAATGCTATCATCACTTGCGAGCCGTTTTGGACAAGTACAGCTAAATTTAGCGATATAGTCTTGCCAGCTGCGCTTGAATACGAGCGAACTGACATCGAAATGGCAAACTCAACGAGCGAGTATTTATTTGCAATGAAGCCACTTGTTAAGCCATTTGGCGAGAGTAAGAGTGACTTCGAGATCGCAAGGCTGATCGCCAAAGAGTGGGGCAGGGAAGAGGCATTTAGCGAGGGTAAAAGTGAGCTAGAGTGGGTCAAGACAATATATGAAGATGCCGTTAAAAAGGCTGCTGAGCTTGGGTATGAGAGCATGCCTAGCTTTGAGGAATTTTGGGAGAAGGGATATTTTAGATTTGACAAGATCGATGAGAAAAAACGCTACTTTACAAACTACAAGAAATTCCGCGACGATCCAGTAGCAAATCCGTTAAAAACGCCATCTGGCAAGATAGAAATTTACTCTGAGATGGTTGCTGGCTTTGGCTATGATGACTGCCCACCGCATGCGACGTGGCTTGAGCCATTTGAGTGGCTGGGTGCAAAAAACAAAAAATATCCTATCGCAATTAGCGGTGCGCACTCTAAATTTAGGCTTCACTCGCAGCTAAACAACTCCGTACTTCGCAACTTTAACGAGATCGCAGAGCGCGAGCCAGTGCTTATAAATCCAAAAACAGCCGAGGCTAGAGGAATAAAGATGGGCGATGTGGTGCGTGTATTTAACGATAGGGGAGAAATTTTGTGCGGTGCCTTTGTGACCGAAGATGTGCCACAAAATGTCGTAATAGTAAGCGAAGGTGCGTGGTATGATCCTGAAAAACCGGGTGAAAAGAGCCTTTGCTTGCACGGAAATTTAAACGTGCTCACAAAAGACGTGCCATCAAGCAAGATGAGCCAGAGCAACACCGCTCACACAAGCCTTGTGGATGTCGAGAAATTTAAAGGCATGCCAAAGCGTGTAACTGCATTTGACGCACCAAAGGTCGGCATAATGCACGCATAA
- a CDS encoding putative quinol monooxygenase, which produces MIGFYVNVKLKAGCEAKFEEILKEIVPASRKDKGCISYECGIVVGGKNEYCFMEIWEDLASQKEHMKSAHMVKNAAALEACKESQEVKIVNFVSVKE; this is translated from the coding sequence ATGATTGGATTTTATGTAAATGTAAAGTTAAAAGCTGGGTGTGAGGCAAAATTTGAAGAAATTTTAAAAGAGATTGTGCCAGCTTCAAGGAAAGATAAAGGCTGCATAAGCTACGAGTGCGGCATAGTTGTGGGCGGTAAAAACGAATACTGCTTTATGGAAATTTGGGAAGATCTTGCAAGCCAAAAAGAGCATATGAAAAGCGCTCATATGGTGAAAAACGCAGCTGCACTGGAGGCTTGCAAAGAGAGCCAAGAGGTAAAAATAGTAAATTTTGTGAGCGTAAAGGAATAA